In a genomic window of Ipomoea triloba cultivar NCNSP0323 chromosome 3, ASM357664v1:
- the LOC116013188 gene encoding uncharacterized protein LOC116013188, with the protein MAAFLEFFHTKEVMDEIEDSWGHITLEDEDEGIQPFTERGATATTGTQQESWIIVEYFLTNSVTVKFDVMYARLVLDGDRGLSGISPWVITSSIRALTMDARVSKLEAAVADLSNQMEIQSKTTQELVEKLMAQMDSRITNWKNEMVETIRLNRPPPPVLDSAPVGSSVNGVGQGPHSRSRQDQNQPGRRPGKAPATLMHLDELEQGASADEESGSEVDLARVRRDWAPRHGQLPKQNMDQPMMRYKSDFPPFDYEQPRLWVNRCERFFQMFHIPRAEIMNVLYVNLTGKVGLWFEGYLNGLEKAFQWVHFAEAVCRRFGRDSGDVMEEFAYFKQVGGVLEFTDKFEEFRSLLLQNHPTLTDSYFLEAYVARLKQTLRCFVRAAQPKALADAVWFAKQFEKGFKANDPPKTNPYLGSTAKGPDVAKFKSQLREQNRCFKCFEPWQPGHRCKGPTFNIIEEGEFHDTYEELSNGNQEQQGMEIGKQAEVSVYAMMGGEGLNTIKLLGAVEKQQIVILVDSGSTHSFLDPKLLTQLRIEPERAHPLKVTAANGEQLVCDSISRKLKWHIQGEEFVKDFRLLRLGGCDMVLGMDWVDLFAPIQHHTRPPGISFHKEGKRVLLKGLTRKACKLQAVSRKEVKKWQKCGVQGFLIQCEGLVKEGSECVCMAATVQTEFKELTELIQEFQELFEEPKSQPPRREHDHSIPLIPGASPVNVRPYRYSFDQKNTIEEMVKEMLKTGVITESVSPFASPVLLVPKKDNTWRFCIDYRALNNITIKNKFPIPMVEDLFSELEGSKYFTKMDLRAGYHQVRMKKGEEYKTAFRTHQGLYEFRVMPFGLTNAPATFQALMNHVFKPLLRKSVLVFFDDILVYSSDLGTHWSHLKEVLQLMRKHKLLAKLSKCSFAKKEVEYLGHIISEDGLHTDPSKLKAVAEWPKPVLVKGLRGFLGLTGYYRRFIKAYGIISRPLICMLKKNSFQWNEEAEIAFEKLKQALCSSPVLTLPNFNKLFIVEADACHRGMGAVLMQEERPIAYYSKAFGEKHLGLSIYEKEYMAIINAVEKWRSYLLGRHFIISTDHHSLKFLLEQKIITATQQRGLSKLLGLHYTIQYKKGTENCVADALSRRGRDQEAELSSISSIKPQWMEEVISSYEGDEWAQDKLTATLITPGSNPDIAVVEGLVRYKQRIYIGSKGDLRNKLLLQMHDSPLGGHSGQQGTYQRLRSLFYWKGMKQEVEDMVKRCDICQKCKAENVATPGLLQPLAIPNQAWKGISMDFIEGLPRSQGKEVILVVVDKLTKYNHFIALSHPYTAENVAMIFMENVYKLHGLPENIVTDRDKVFLSRFWQSIFKQLQVQLSMSTAYHPQSDGQTERRAGEEEWLAEREALLAVLKDNLRLAQHIMKQQADKRRSERVLQVGDWVYLKVQPYRQVSVAVRANVKLTSKYYGPYQVTEKIGPVAYRLALPSDAQIHPVFHISQLKRKVGDKVTPQLEPPLTGQEGEVLAQPVAVLNKRLVKRDNKAVTQILVQWANLPEEAATWEDYHHVTSQFPTFDPWGQGSGGGEGNVMTSKVRRRRIRRQ; encoded by the exons ATGGCTGCTTTCTTGGAATTCTTTCACACAAAGGAAGTTATGGATGAGATTGAGGATAGCTGGGGACACATCACCCTTGAGGACGAAGATGAGGGTATTCAACCATTTACAGAAAGGGGAGCAACGGCTACAACAGGAACACAACAAGAGTCTTGGATCATCGTCGAGTATTTTCTCACCAATAGCGTCACTGTTAAGTTCGATGTTATGT ATGCACGACTAGTGTTAGATGGGGATCGTGGTCTTTCGGGAATATCTCCTTG GGTCATAACATCTAGTATCAGAGCCCTAACCATGGATGCGCGTGTGAGCAAATTGGAAGCAGCAGTTGCTGATCTAAGCAATCAGATGGAAATTCAATCTAAGACAACACAGGAGCTTGTTGAGAAGCTAATGGCACAGATGGACAGTCGAATCACCAACTGGAAGAATGAAATGGTGGAGACAATCAGGCTCAATCGACCTCCACCTCCTGTGTTAGATTCGGCGCCGGTAGGATCGTCGGTGAATGGAGTGGGACAAGGACCTCACTCCAGATCTCGACAGGATCAAAATCAGCCGGGAAGAAGGCCCGGTAAAGCTCCGGCGACACTCATGCACCTAGATGAATTGGAGCAAGGTGCGAGTGCTGATGAGGAATCCGGTAGTGAGGTGGACCTTGCACGAGTCCGCAGAGATTGGGCTCCTAGGCATGGACAACTGCCAAAACAGAACATGGATCAGCCAATGATGAGGTACAAATCGGATTTTCCCCCTTTTGATTACGAGCAGCCTAGACTATGGGTCAATAGATGTGAAAGATTCTTTCAGATGTTTCATATCCCTAGAGCTGAGATTATGAATGTTTTGTATGTGAATTTAACTGGCAAAGTAGGGTTGTGGTTTGAGGGATATCTGAATGGGTTGGAAAAGGCTTTTCAGTGGGTACATTTTGCAGAAGCAGTTTGTAGAAGATTTGGGAGAGATAGTGGGGATGTGATGGAAGAATTTGCATATTTTAAGCAAGTTGGTGGAGTGTTAGAATTCACAGACAAGTTTGAAGAATTTAGgagtttattgctccaaaaccaCCCCACTCTCACAGATTCATACTTCTTGGAAGCCTATGTAGCCAGACTTAAGCAAACTCTCAGGTGTTTTGTGAGAGCTGCCCAGCCTAAAGCCTTAGCTGATGCTGTGTGGTTTGCTAAGCAATTTGAAAAAGGATTCAAAGCTAATGATCCACCCAAAACTAATCCCTA TTTGGGAAGTACTGCCAAGGGCCCTGATGTGGCCAAGTTCAAGTCCCAATTGAGAGAGCAGAATAGATGTTTCAAGTGCTTTGAACCTTGGCAACCAGGCCATAGGTGCAAGGGTCCCACCTTCAACATCATTGAGGAAGGTGAGTTTCATGACACCTATGAGGAATTGAGTAATGGGAATCAGGAACAGCAGGGTATGGAGATTGGGAAACAGGCTGAAGTATCTGTGTATGCCATGATGGGTGGAGAAGGACTGAACACTATTAAGTTGTTGGGGGCAGTTGAGAAACAACAGATAGTAATCTTGGTTGATAGTGGAAGTACTCACAGCTTCCTGGACCCCAAGTTACTCACGCAACTCAGGATTGAACCGGAAAGAGCCCATCCTCTCAAGGTGACTGCGGCCAATGGAGAGCAACTTGTATGTGACTCCATTAGTAGAAAGCTGAAGTGGCATATCCAAGGGGAAGAGTTTGTAAAGGATTTTAGACTGCTGAGACTAGGAGGCTGTGATATGGTCCTTGGTATGGATTGGGTAGATCTATTTGCACCAATCCAACACCACACCAGGCCCCCTGGGATCTCATTTCACAAAGAAGGGAAAAGGGTGCTTCTAAAAGGATTGACTAGGAAAGCATGCAAACTGCAAGCAGTATCTAGAAAAGAGGTTAAGAAATGGCAGAAATGTGGTGTGCAAGGATTTCTTATTCAGTGTGAAGGCCTAGTCAAAGAGGGCAGTGAATGTGTGTGCATGGCAGCCACTGTGCAAACAGAATTTAAGGAATTAACTGAACTCATTCAGGAGTTTCAGGAGTTATTTGAGGAACCCAAGTCACAGCCACCAAGAAGGGAACATGACCACTCCATTCCCTTGATTCCAGGAGCCAGTCCCGTGAATGTAAGGCCCTACAGGTATTCTTTCGATCAAAAGAATACTATAGAAGAAATGGTAAAGGAAATGTTGAAGACAGGTGTGATTACAGAGAGTGTATCTCCCTTTGCCTCCCCTGTGTTGTTAGTGCCCAAGAAGGATAATACATGGAGATTCTGCATCGATTATAGAGCTTTGAACAATATCACCATAAAGAATAAATTCCCTATCCCTATGGTAGAGGACCTATTTTCTGAGTTGGAAGGGTCCAAATATTTTACTAAGATGGATCTGAGGGCAGGTTACCACCAAGTGAGAATGAAGAAAGGGGAGGAATATAAGACTGCTTTCAGGACACACCAGGGTTTGTATGAATTTAGGGTTATGCCCTTCGGACTTACAAATGCCCCAGCCACATTTCAGGCTTTAATGAATCATGTGTTCAAGCCATTATTGAGAAAATCTGTGTTGGTATTTTTTGATGACATACTAGTCTACAGTTCTGATTTGGGAACACATTGGAGTCACCTCAAAGAAGTCTTGCAGCTCATGAGAAAGCACAAACTCCTAGCCAAGCTCAGTAAATGCTCCTTTGCGAAGAAAGAAGTGGAGTATTTGGGCCACATTATCTCAGAGGATGGGTTGCATACTGACCCCTCTAAGTTAAAGGCTGTGGCTGAGTGGCCTAAACCAGTTTTAGTAAAAGGACTAAGGGGATTCCTAGGGCTGACGGGCTACTACAGGAGGTTCATCAAGGCATATGGGATCATTAGCAGGCCCTTGATATGTATGCTGAAAAAAAACTCATTCCAATGGAATGAGGAGGCTGAAATTGCATTTGAAAAGTTGAAACAGGCACTATGCTCATCACCAGTATTGACTCTGCCCAATTTTAACAAACTCTTTATAGTGGAAGCTGATGCTTGTCATAGGGGAATGGGGGCAGTCCTAATGCAAGAAGAAAGGCCTATTGCCTACTATAGCAAGGCTTTTGGGGAAAAACATTTGGGTTTATCCATATATGAAAAGGAATACATGGCTATCATCAATGCTGTAGAGAAATGGAGGTCCTATTTGCTTGGCAGGCACTTTATTATTAGCACTGATCACCACAGTCTTAAATTCCTCCTGGAACAGAAAATAATTACTGCTACACAACAGAGAGGGTTGTCTAAATTGCTTGGGCTACATTACACAATTCAGTACAAGAAAGGCACTGAAAACTGTGTTGCAGACGCCTTATCTAGGAGGGGAAGGGACCAAGAAGCTGAGTTGAGCTCCATCTCTAGTATAAAGCCGCAGTGGATGGAAGAAGTCATAAGTTCTTATGAGGGAGATGAGTGGGCCCAAGACAAACTAACAGCTACACTCATTACCCCTGGTAGTAATCCTGACATAGCTGTGGTGGAAGGGTTAGTCAGGTACAAACAAAGGATATACATTGGAAGTAAAGGGGATTTGAGGAATAAGCTACTTCTGCAGATGCATGATTCACCCTTGGGAGGTCACTCTGGGCAACAGGGAACCTATCAAAGGCTGAGGTCATTGTTTTATTGGAAGGGGATGAAGCAGGAAGTGGAGGATATGGTTAAGAGATGTGACATCTGTCAGAAATGCAAGGCTGAGAATGTAGCTACCCCTGGGCTACTTCAACCATTAGCTATCCCTAATCAAGCTTGGAAGGGAATCTCTATGGACTTCATAGAAGGGCTGCCCAGATCCCAAGGGAAAGAGGTGATCCTAGTTGTGGTGGATAAGCTTACCAAGTACAACCATTTCATTGCGCTTTCTCATCCCTACACAGCTGAAAATGTGGCAATGATCTTTATGGAAAATGTCTACAAGTTACATGGATTACCTGAGAATATTGTGACTGACAGGGACAAGGTTTTCCTCAGCAGATTTTGGCAGTCCATCTTCAAACAGTTGCAAGTGCAGCTGAGCATGTCTACTGCATACCACCCCCAATCAGATGGGCAAACGGAGAGG AGggctggagaagaagaatggCTAGCTGAAAGGGAAGCCTTGTTGGCTGTCCTAAAGGATAACCTGAGACTTGCACAACACATAATGAAGCAACAGGCAGATAAAAGGAGGAGTGAAAGAGTCTTGCAGGTGGGGGATTGGGTCTATTTGAAGGTGCAGCCCTATAGGCAAGTTTCAGTGGCTGTAAGGGCCAATGTGAAGCTAACCTCTAAGTACTACGGGCCATATCAAGTGACTGAAAAAATTGGACCTGTAGCATACAGGTTGGCACTACCCTCAGATGCTCAGATCCATCCAGTTTTTCACATCTCTCAACTTAAAAGAAAAGTGGGAGATAAGGTGACGCCGCAACTAGAACCTCCGCTTACAGGCCAAGAGGGAGAGGTTCTTGCCCAGCCTGTAGCAGTCCTGAATAAGAGGCTGGTTAAGAGGGACAACAAGGCTGTTACTCAGATTTTGGTACAGTGGGCAAACCTTCCAGAGGAAGCAGCCACCTGGGAAGACTATCACCATGTTACCAGTCAGTTTCCCACCTTTGATCCTTGGGGTCAAGGATCCGGTGGAGGGGAGGGTAATGTAATGACCTCCAAGGTCAGACGACGTCGTATAAGGAGGCAGTAG
- the LOC116014379 gene encoding LOW QUALITY PROTEIN: AUGMIN subunit 8-like (The sequence of the model RefSeq protein was modified relative to this genomic sequence to represent the inferred CDS: deleted 1 base in 1 codon): protein MDVYESQQAPNKLSAAEIPPPPLFPADMNNGIATRRSQTREISSRYKSPTPRRTPSPNVRRTGTSSSTVSSQKRAVSVERKRPSTPPSPSTPLEDTSTAFLLASRKLIGNRLPEALWPSTMRSLSVSFQSDTFSLPISKREKPVSQALSDRTLRASSNVVHKQSEAPPASRKPTPERKRSPLKGKNSADHSENSKPVVDTSNSRVLDQHRWSSRAGGKVSSSNALNRSTDLSNKNSRTIPLPSGSGPPSLRRYSLDGVTKPLQKSSSDLLSQISADESRQGSFRVHSLDDNSLLKQKERTRFLSPSARSRPLLAPGSRPASPNKASTISSSRGISPSPTRAVSSASSRAPSPSRVRPSSPSRQTKTSTSVLSFITDIKGKKAAYHIEDAHQLRLLYNRHFQWRYANALVDAVLHSQKVKAKKMLHNVWRSTSELWGSVIKKRVEFQQLRLKLKLYSVLNEQLSYLDEWASIERDHTSSLLQAIQDLQACTLRLPIIGGARGDIETVKVAVCSAVDMMQAMGSSICSVLSQVEGTSNLVSELADVAAQERAMLDECESLLASTAALQVEEYSIRSHLMQLEQATRCEQLIQPGN, encoded by the exons ATGGATGTGTATGAATCACAGCAGGCACCAAACAAGCTT TCAGCAGCGGAGAtcccaccaccaccattgtTTCCGGCCGACATGAATAATGGAATCGCCACTCGCCGTTCTCAAACCAGAGAAATTAGTTCTAGGTACAAATCCCCTACTCCTAGGCGTACCCCTTCCCCAAATGTTCGACGAACAGGAACTTCTTCCTCTACAGTTTCATCGCAGAAGAGAGCTGTGTCGGTTGAAAGGAAGCGGCCATCGACACCGCCATCACCGTCAACTCCATTGGAGGACACATCTACTGCATTTCTATTAGCATCCCGGAAATTAATCGGGAACCGTTTGCCAGAAGCTTTATGGCCGTCAACAATGAGGAGCCTGAGTGTATCTTTTCAGTCTGATACATTTTCTCTCCCTATTAGTAAGAGAGAGAAACCGGTTTCTCAGGCTCTTTCAGATCGCACTTTGAGGGCTTCATCCAATGTGGTGCATAAGCAGAGTGAAGCCCCACCTGCTTCACGAAAGCCCACACCAGAAAGGAAGAGGAGTCCCCTTAAGGGAAAGAATTCTGCTGATCACTCTGAAAATTCTAAACCTGTTGTTGATACTTCAAATTCTCGGGTTCTGGATCAGCACAGGTGGTCGAGTAGAGCAGGTGGAAAAGTTTCATCGTCCAATGCATTGAACAGAAGTACTGATCTGAGTAATAAGAATAGCAGAACTATACCACTTCCCTCAGGATCAGGACCACCTTCACTCAGAAGATACTCCTTGGATGGAGTGACCAAACCACTGCAAAAATCTTCCAGTGACCTGCTATCCCAAATATCAGCTGATGAGAGTCGGCAAGGGAGCTTTAGGGTTCATTCACTTGATGATAATTCACTGCTGAAACAAAAGGAAAGAACAAGATTTCTTAGTCCTTCAGCTAGATCACGCCCTTTATTGGCTCCTGGATCTCGTCCTGCATCACCAAATAAAGCATCAACAATATCTTCCTCTAGAGGTATCAGTCCATCCCCAACGAGGGCTGTAAGTAGTGCTTCATCAAGAGCACCTAGTCCTTCTCGGGTAAGGCCATCAAGTCCATCTAGACAAACCAAGACCTCTACTTCAGTCCTCAGTTTTATTACAGATATTAAGGGGAAGAAGGCTGCATATCACATAGAAGATGCCCATCAGCTGAGGCTATTATATAATAGACATTTCCAATGGCGATATGCTAATGCCCTAGTAGATGCCGTGCTGCATTCACAGAAAGTTAAAGCCAAG AAAATGTTGCACAATGTGTGGAGATCTACTTCAGAGCTGTGGGGTTCAGTAATCAAGAAGAGAGTCGAATTTCAACAGTTGAGACTGAAGTTGAAGCTTTATTCAGTTCTGAATGAACAG CTCTCCTACCTTGACGAATGGGCTTCAATTGAAAGGGACCATACTAGTTCATTGTTGCAGGCCATTCAAGATCTTCAGGCATGCACTCTACGCCTTCCCATCATAGGAGGGGCAAGG GGAGATATTGAAACTGTAAAGGTGGCCGTTTGTTCAGCTGTTGATATGATGCAGGCAATGGGATCCTCTATTTGTTCAGTACTTTCACAA GTGGAGGGAACAAGCAACCTTGTTTCTGAACTTGCTGATGTGGCTGCACAAGAGAGGGCCATGCTTGATGAATGTGAATCACTATTGGCTTCTACAGCGGCTTTGCAG GTAGAAGAGTATAGCATTAGGAGCCATCTTATGCAGCTGGAACAAGCTACAAGATGTGAACAGCTAATACAACCTGGGAATTAG